The Deltaproteobacteria bacterium genome window below encodes:
- a CDS encoding tellurite resistance TerB family protein, translating to MGLLSRLTGMTSTKKPTDDVLLVHAMLLMAGADGYIDDEEIATVEGFAMTLPEFKERDFGDVIADAQKMVRKYPSLKESVNALTEFSSQALKTKAFVLAADIALASGDVDENEDQLLTTMQRLLSVDDQTAQTVIWVLSLKYAK from the coding sequence ATGGGTCTGCTGTCCCGCCTCACCGGCATGACGTCCACCAAGAAGCCCACGGACGACGTATTGCTCGTCCACGCCATGCTGCTGATGGCGGGCGCCGATGGCTACATCGACGACGAGGAGATCGCCACCGTCGAGGGCTTCGCCATGACGTTGCCCGAGTTCAAGGAGCGCGACTTCGGTGACGTCATCGCCGACGCGCAGAAGATGGTGCGCAAGTACCCGAGCCTCAAGGAGTCGGTCAACGCGCTGACCGAGTTCTCGAGCCAGGCGCTCAAGACCAAGGCCTTCGTGCTCGCCGCCGACATCGCGCTCGCCTCGGGCGACGTCGACGAGAACGAGGACCAGCTCCTCACCACCATGCAGCGTCTGCTCAGCGTCGACGACCAGACCGCGCAGACCGTGATCTGGGTGCTCTCGCTCAAGTACGCGAAGTAA
- a CDS encoding M48 family metalloprotease — MGTKTLPDRTILQARRDRTLRAELMEERDIQYALKKIEELSSGYGFVSRRQLLTGALRLTRGMAPEVADSLAHCRELLGFSAPVEVYVRPEPVFNAGAIRNPGGGPHIIVISSRLLEVFTPEELRFVIGHEMGHMAFDHFGIPMPATAAVEDMAGQMVSRYNALRLYLWCRSAEITADRVGLVCAGDPVAAASGFFKLASGLSSPRVQTDLEAYATQVESLASAPEARSKPRHDDDTLDCFSTHPYSPLRVRAVVAFSKSRTYRSLTGQGDDGYSDDEVEAIVERDLSLMEPGYLEEKNEESTLMRRMLYCAGVSVAAANGTIEDSELKALRTLLGTDDTWGPVNAEAARAELEQKFDAANQVPFARRAQLVQHLTIVAAADGSVDQWELGEMGRIAWRLGVDPSVIEQTLQASAHPMD, encoded by the coding sequence ATGGGAACCAAGACACTGCCCGACCGGACCATCCTGCAGGCTCGCCGCGACCGCACGTTGCGGGCAGAGCTGATGGAGGAGCGCGACATCCAGTACGCGCTCAAGAAGATCGAGGAGCTCTCCAGCGGCTACGGCTTCGTGTCGCGCCGTCAGCTCCTCACCGGCGCACTGCGCCTCACGCGGGGCATGGCCCCCGAGGTGGCCGACTCGCTCGCGCACTGCCGCGAGCTGCTCGGCTTCAGCGCACCCGTCGAGGTCTACGTCCGGCCGGAGCCGGTGTTCAATGCGGGCGCCATCCGCAACCCGGGTGGTGGCCCGCACATCATCGTGATCTCGTCGCGACTGCTCGAGGTGTTCACGCCCGAGGAGCTCCGCTTCGTGATCGGCCACGAGATGGGCCACATGGCGTTCGACCACTTCGGCATCCCGATGCCCGCGACCGCCGCGGTCGAGGACATGGCCGGCCAGATGGTCTCCCGCTACAACGCGCTGCGCCTGTACCTGTGGTGCCGCAGCGCCGAGATCACCGCCGACCGCGTCGGCCTGGTCTGCGCCGGTGACCCGGTCGCCGCCGCCAGCGGCTTCTTCAAGCTCGCCTCGGGGCTGTCGTCGCCGCGGGTCCAGACCGATCTCGAGGCCTACGCGACGCAGGTCGAGTCGCTCGCGTCGGCGCCCGAGGCCCGCAGCAAGCCCCGCCACGACGACGACACGCTCGACTGCTTCAGCACCCACCCGTACAGCCCCCTGCGCGTGCGCGCGGTGGTCGCGTTCAGCAAGAGCCGCACGTACCGCAGCCTCACCGGCCAGGGCGACGACGGCTACTCGGACGACGAGGTCGAAGCGATCGTCGAGCGCGACCTGTCGCTGATGGAGCCCGGCTACCTCGAGGAGAAGAACGAGGAGTCCACGCTCATGCGCCGGATGCTCTACTGCGCCGGCGTGTCGGTGGCCGCGGCCAACGGCACCATCGAGGACAGCGAGCTCAAGGCCCTGCGCACGCTGCTGGGTACCGACGACACCTGGGGTCCGGTCAACGCCGAGGCCGCCCGCGCCGAGCTCGAGCAGAAGTTCGACGCCGCCAACCAAGTGCCGTTCGCAAGGCGCGCCCAGCTGGTCCAGCACCTCACGATCGTCGCGGCCGCGGACGGCAGCGTCGACCAGTGGGAGCTGGGTGAGATGGGCCGCATCGCCTGGCGGCTGGGCGTCGACCCGTCGGTCATCGAGCAGACGCTGCAGGCGTCCGCCCACCCGATGGACTGA
- a CDS encoding VOC family protein has protein sequence MNDIVHRPGQFVWREILTPNPDDSVRFYGEVLGWKTERAPMADGKTYTMFKLGEQPVGGCFELPAPGVPPHWALYVSTTDVEASVAKATAAGGKVIMGATDIEGFGRFATFSDPQGAVINVWSSPRGDGERAADAQPQTGEFCWEQLNSSDPKAAHAFYGQLFGWTESSSGAGMEVWSAGNVQVASRMQTPPGVPSHWLTYVVVDALSAANARVEKQGGKVLMPKIDIPTVGSISVIQDNVGAMLGLFEIPAR, from the coding sequence ATGAACGACATCGTGCATCGCCCCGGTCAGTTCGTATGGCGCGAGATCCTGACGCCCAACCCCGATGACAGTGTGCGCTTCTACGGCGAGGTGCTGGGGTGGAAGACCGAGCGCGCCCCCATGGCCGACGGCAAGACGTACACGATGTTCAAGCTCGGCGAGCAACCCGTCGGCGGTTGCTTCGAGCTGCCCGCACCCGGAGTGCCGCCACACTGGGCGCTCTACGTCTCGACCACCGACGTCGAGGCCAGCGTGGCGAAGGCGACCGCCGCCGGCGGCAAGGTCATCATGGGTGCGACCGACATCGAAGGCTTCGGTCGCTTCGCGACCTTCAGCGATCCGCAGGGCGCGGTGATCAACGTGTGGTCGTCGCCGCGTGGTGATGGCGAGCGCGCCGCGGATGCGCAGCCGCAGACCGGCGAGTTCTGCTGGGAGCAGCTCAACAGCAGCGACCCGAAGGCCGCGCACGCCTTCTACGGCCAGCTGTTCGGCTGGACCGAGTCGAGCTCCGGCGCCGGCATGGAGGTCTGGTCGGCCGGCAACGTGCAGGTCGCTTCGCGCATGCAGACCCCGCCGGGTGTGCCGTCGCACTGGCTGACCTACGTCGTCGTCGATGCCCTCTCCGCCGCGAACGCGCGGGTGGAGAAGCAGGGCGGCAAGGTGTTGATGCCGAAGATCGACATCCCGACCGTGGGCTCGATCAGCGTGATCCAGGACAACGTCGGGGCCATGCTGGGCTTGTTCGAGATCCCCGCGCGCTGA
- a CDS encoding sigma-70 family RNA polymerase sigma factor: MRVVSTDPDEVSAPVEEVGAFTEVFAAQHDFVWRTLGYLGVGRPAQDDATQDVFIVVHRRWRSYDPAVPLRAWLFGIARRVADKYRARAARAAPLRILPGPDVPLPDDLIAHREAADLVEDFLATLPADQRDVFVLAELEGLSAPEIAVALDGKLNTIYSRLRLARRAFERALARHQARWRREADHGEA; the protein is encoded by the coding sequence GTGCGTGTGGTCTCCACCGATCCCGACGAGGTGTCCGCTCCCGTGGAAGAGGTCGGTGCGTTCACGGAGGTGTTCGCGGCGCAGCACGACTTCGTGTGGCGCACGCTCGGGTACCTCGGCGTCGGCCGTCCCGCGCAGGACGACGCGACCCAGGACGTGTTCATCGTGGTGCACCGACGCTGGCGCAGCTACGACCCCGCCGTGCCCCTGCGCGCATGGCTCTTCGGCATCGCGCGGCGGGTCGCCGACAAGTACCGGGCCCGGGCCGCCCGCGCCGCACCGCTGCGGATCCTGCCCGGCCCCGATGTGCCGCTGCCCGATGATCTCATCGCGCACCGAGAGGCCGCGGACCTCGTCGAGGACTTTCTCGCGACACTGCCCGCAGATCAGCGCGACGTCTTCGTGCTCGCGGAGCTCGAGGGGTTGAGCGCGCCCGAGATCGCCGTCGCGCTCGACGGCAAGCTCAACACGATCTACTCGCGACTGCGCCTGGCGAGGCGGGCCTTCGAGCGCGCGCTGGCCCGCCACCAGGCGCGATGGCGACGGGAGGCCGACCATGGCGAGGCTTAG